Genomic segment of Oncorhynchus tshawytscha isolate Ot180627B linkage group LG28, Otsh_v2.0, whole genome shotgun sequence:
AGCAACAGTTTTGCAGACTTGAATTCATTTGTCGTTGTAGCGTGAGCTAGCAAACAGGTTAGCTGGCCAACTAACTTCCGTTAGCTAGCTAATTGAGTTTATTATGAGAATCTGGCATGTTCGCTTACTCGTGTAAAAGTATTCATGTTTGCGTGTAACGTTAACGTCAGtttgcttgttagctagctaggtatggTATAAATGCTAGTTAGCTAAAACCAGTGCCTGGCcctaatgtgtgttttttttatgcgCTTCCTTCTGTCTATAGTCCGAATAAACACCAATCAACGGCACCGCTGACTGGACTTTCTATTTTATTGACAACGCAAGAGTTACGAAGTACGACCACTTGTCTCTCGCTAAAACATGATTTTGTGTTCAGTGGTTGCTTGACAACGGAAATTAAAGAGACAGTGGGCCATTGCTACATTCTGTCAATGAGATGATTAGAGGAAATTACAACAGCATACGTAGATGGTTTAGTTACAGTCATGCTAGCTACCGTTAcctagctgctactactactgtacgaTAACGTAGCCAGTTAGCTACCAGTAGCGCCCAAATGTTTACAATTCAAGACCTTTCTTGCAAACGTCAACATCATCTCTATTTGAACCATTTCACAGAAACATTGAAGTGTCTGTTTACTAGCTAGATAACGTTATACTGTGTGTACGTTGCTAGTACAGTTGAGCTGTATttatacatttgacattttgtcaCTGTCTTTTTCAGTGAGCCTGTATTATAAATGGAGATGGATGATGAACTTGAGAAATTCATCCAGCAACAGAAGGACAGAGTGGCAGAGGATAAAGCCAGCTTGGAACAGGATCCACCTTACCTTGAAATAAGGGTGTGTTTCAATGCTCCTTTTACTGTGGTGCTAGAATACTGAAAATGTTGGACTTGGACATGAGTGCAATGCATGCTACTTTATGCGTTTGGTGACAGCTGAACAAATTATTGCAATTTTCTGACCTGTGACGTATTTACTGATCAACAGACAAAAGACTACAAGGCCCATGACCCCACATTCACAAATATCCGAACATTTAAGTCAGCCACAGAACAAGGGAAGGGTACAGTATAGATTTGAAGTTATAAACCCAATTTGTAAGCACGTTGTGGTAGATCTAAATCCTGGCTGTTGGGAGGTCTTATTTCATGTATGCCATACTGTTTTTCAGAGGAGAATTGTTGTCTAAGTTTACCTTTGGGTGAAGACTAtgagaggaagaaacagaagTTACAGCAAGAGCTCCGTCTGGACTACAGACGCTACGTGGCTCAGGTAATAATATTACCAATGCCAAAAGTGATATAGTTTTTACTACTTTGTAACCTGTCAGCATCCATGCATGGGCCACAATATTTACTGGAATGTTGTGGATGCAAGGAGTCATCTTCCAAATATTTTTCtaccaaatatatatatttttttacaatcttTGATATGGGCTGATTTGGCCAATTTTGTTCCTTAATTATAGAAAAAACATCTCAATGCTGCAGAACCAGACCCATCCCTTCCCATTGGTGAGAGGAGAGCTGCTAAGGTAACCTAGACAGTTCTGCATATAGCCTATTTTATACCATGCTCAGTCAACTGAAGCCGCTTAGAGAACTTTAGACGTCAGGTCATCTTAAACATGTCTTAAGAGAACGTGCTCAACTCTATCTTCTGCAAGTAAAAAGTGTGCTTGGAACGAAAAGTCGATCATTTTTAAGCTGTCCTTTCCCCCTCATACACACAGGAGCAGCTTGCTTCTCTCAGAGCTCCTCCAGAAATACCTGTTGTCCACTACAGCCCCCGACCCCCGGTGCACCACAAGCAGGCCCCCTCCATGAGAGACGCAGCCACGCTGACAGAAGGAAGGAGGGGACTGCACAGGGGAGGACGCTGCCTAGTGGAGGGCAGGAGGATGGAGGGCCTGTGGCCTGAGGATGAGCTGCTGCTTCCCAGAGAGAGGGCCAGGTTGGTGAGAGTGGACTTTGACTCTGAGGCAGACCTCACAGAGGAAGAGCTGGATCTGATGATGAGAAGGAGACCAAGGCAGACGAggctagagagagaagagaggacgtGGCAAAGAAGACACTACAAAACAGACttaaggtatttaaaaaaaaaacacttcctatgtgattcaaataaaatacttttGGACATAAGGTCAAAACAAATCCATATTTATTGGTCGCGTACCCAGATCTGCAGATTTTATCACctgtgcagcgaaatgcttatgttttctagctccaacagaacagtaatacctagcaatacaaaacaatacaactAATCCAAAAAGtttaaattaattaattcatATCAGAGCAAGCAATGTCAGAGACcagaatatatatacagtaccttcataaagtattcacacactTGACTTTCTTAATTGTGTGGTTACAAAGttggattaaaattgatttaattgtaattttttttgGTCAAAAATCAACACAAAATActtcaatgtcaaagtggaagaaaaattaacTTTTTATTTATTAATAGAAATAAAACATATGTTATTAGATAATTATTCAACCCAGAGTCCATACatcttagaatcacctttggcattgattacagctgagagtctttctgggCAAGTCTCTTAAGTgctttgcaaacctggattgcacaatattttcccctttttaaaattcttcaactctgtcaagttggttgttgattattgctagacagccatagaTCTTCAAgtgatttaaatcaaaactgtaactaggccactaaggaacattcaatgttgtcttggtaagtaactccagtgtataattggccttgtgttttaggttattgtcctgatgaaaatggatttgtctcctagtgtctgttggaaagcagactgaaccaggttttcctctaggacttcgcctgtgcttagctcttttccttttctttttatcCCCCCAAAAACTCCCTTGCCGATAaagagcatacccataacatgatgcagccaccaccatattttaaaATATGAAAGGTTGCACTCAGTGATGTGttctattggatttgccccaaacataatgctttgtattcaggacataaagttaatttctttgccacattttttgcagttttagtgccttattgcaaactagatgcatgttttggaatatttgtattctgtataggcttccttcttttcactctgttatttAGGTCAGTATtgcgtaactacaatgttgttgatccatcctcagttatctcctatcacagccatttaactctgtaactggtttaaaatcaccattggcctcatggtgaaatccctgagtggtttccttcctctccgtcaacCGAGTTAGGAAAAACACacttatctttgtagtgacttggttgtatggatacaccatccaaagtgtaattaagaacTTCACTATGGTCAAAGGGATTTTCAATGTGatatttttaatgtatttttatctaccaataggtgcccatctttgcaaggcattggaaaacctccctggtcgttgtggttgaatctgtgcttgagaTGCACTGTTTGACTGAGGTACCTTACAACTACCTGTATGTGGGGATTACAGCAGTAGTTGTATAGGATGAgacatgactagaatacagtatatagataaaGTGGATAAAaccgtatgtaaacattaaagtgaccagtgttcaatgactatgtacatacagcagcagtctctaaggttcagtgcagggtactgggcggaggccagctagtggtgactgtttaacagtctgatggccttgagatagtagTTGTTCATCAGTcgctcggtcccagctttgatgcacttgtaccgTCTCCACCtcctagatggtagcggggtgaacggggctggggtccttgatgatcttcttggccttcctatgacaccgggtgctgtaaaTGTCCTGGAGGGCTGGAAGTGTGCCCCCGATGATtcgttgggctgaccgcaccaccacCCTCTGGAGGGCCCTGTGGTTGCGGATgttgcaattgccgtaccaggcagtgatacaacacgacaggatgctctcaatggtgcgtCTGTAGATGTTTGTGAGGGTCTTGGGGGCCAAGCCGAacctcttcagcctcctgaggttgaagtggtGATGTGGCACCTTCTACACACTGTGTcaagggaccatttcaggttgtcagtgatgtgcacaccGAGGAACTCCACTGCAGCCCGCCGATGGGGAtgtgctctctgctgtctcctgtagtccacgttaAGCTCctgtttgttgacattgagggagaagttattttcctggcaccactcagccagggctctcatctcctccctgaaggctgtctcgttgttgttgttaATCAGGTCTACCACTATTGTCGTCAACAAACAAATTGTCGtcaacaaacttgatgattgatttggagacgtgcgtggccacgcagtcatgagttaacagggagtacaggagagggctgagcacgctccccttgtggggcccctctgaccccacctggggtcggcccgtcaggaaatcccgGTCCCAGTTGCATAGGgtcggggttcagacccagggtcctgagcttagtgatgagcttggagcgCACTATGgcgttgaaggctgagctgtagtcaatgaaaagcattcttagataggtatttctcttgtccaggtgggataagGCAGTGTTTTGGacgctgtctgggccggcagccatgcaagggttaacacgcttaaatgacCACTGCGAAGGAGAGCAGACAGTTCTCGTGAGCAGCGGGGGCCCGTGTCAGCGGCTCAATGTTTTCCTccaagcgggcgaagaaggtgatTAGCTTGTCTGGGAGTGAGGCGTCAGTGTCTTTCTCGTGGTTAGCTTTCCATTTTATAATTCGTGATTGTCTGGAGCCCCTTCCACGTatatcttgtgtctgagccgctgAATTGCGaatccactttgtccctgtactgtcgATTTGCCTCTTGATTTACGGAGGTCATAGGCAGTCTGTTTGTACACGTCCATGTTCCTAGTCACGGTGCCATTGTCGTGCAATTCTTGTCATGTGTAAGTACAAATATACCGTTTTTTCTTACCTGAACAGCAAACAAAGAAAAAGGCACAAAAATatacaatatgaaaataatattAAAACAAATTACattctatcccctccctccacccattcCCTGTTGGCCCAACTTGTTAATGATGTTACACTTACCTTTAATGGTTTCAGTTTTTAGCTATGTAATTGGTTAACTATTCCTACTGACATGGTATTTGCAGTATGTTTTTATGTCTATGTTTTGAAAAAGTATTGTTCATTGTCTTCCTCTTTTTTGCCCAGGGACATATCAAGGTTCAGGGACAGAGGTGCTGAACTGCCTGACTACACAGAGAGTAGTCAATATGCAGACAGGAAGGAGACTAACGGGTCTGTTGTTCCTGATGAGGATTATTTGGAGGCAAGCCGAGGGACATCCTCTCCAACCCCCAAACCCAAGTACTTCAAGTTGTACTAAATCACTATAACTATAATTTTGATAACTTTAACTTCCAAAGGATTGTGCTAAAACCAATTTGGACAAGTGAACATGGTTGGATTGCCATGTCTCTCTTTTTGTTATGGATTTCATAATGCAGTGGATTTTCTCTATGTAAACAGTAGACAAAATATCAACTTTAATCTggataaaacacattttttggttTCAATTTTAAGGACATTGGATGGAAAAGGAAGATGAAAGGTCTGATGTCACACTGTAGCTGGATCATGGCTTGTTGATTTAGATTCCGCTCGTACAATAAGATCATATTAAATCCCAAGCCGGCCTGAAATCAGACAAACCAATAGTGGACCTTAAGCATTTTGTTACCCTCTGCACTCAAAACTTCACTCACACAAGTCAACCACTCGCTCACTAAACAAACATTGAAGAATACCGAGAGACAATCGTCTGTGAGGTATGATGAGTGTACTGTGAGTGCTGATTGACGTCCTATCTGCCAGGCTGCAGGTACCAGCAGGGATGAGACCCAGTGGAAGATCCAGATCCTCTACCAAGAAGGACGAGGTTGAATTCGTTACCGGGCTTATGATTGGTAAGACCCACTCTGTTCTGAAGTTCATTACTAAGATTAACTGCTGTGGTTTTTTTGGGACGAATTGAATATTTGATGATATTCCTCAAATGTGGTGACATGGCATGTCTGACAGGGGCTGCAGATGCAGCTGCTGCCTtgcagggaaggaaggagaggtacAGGCATGACCTGCAGGAGCAGATAGCTGAACAGCAAAGGAATAAGAAGAGGTGGGTGTCAATATCTGCGTTTGATCCTGCTGTCCAATGAAGAACAAACCCTTACATTTTCCATCTTAGTGAGATGGGCTACATTTTAGCAGCTTTGTAGTCTGAGGTAGATTTGATTATAAGGCTGCCTTTACacaggcaacccaattctgatattttgacaaatcagatcttttgccaataattatTGAAATAGTATGGGCGATGAGAAAAACATTTTAAGGCCAAATGGAAaataatgcaggcactagggacgGGGTTGTGAGCATGCCTGTCTGGGCAGATGAGATGAAGTcattgggcggcagggtagcctagtggttagagcgttggactagtaaccgaaaagttgcaagataaaatccccgagctgacaaggtaaaaaaaatctgtcgttctgcccctgaacaaggcagttaacccactgttcctaggcagtcattgaaaataagattttgttcttaactgacttgcctagttaaaggtaaaataagTTGTTTGTGTGCATCTGTAAGTTGTTGTTCATATATGGAGTAAAATAAGATTCAAaatgatcagaattgggctgcctgtgtaaacgcagcttAAACAAATCTACCTCCGACCACAATGCTGCTAAAATGCGTCTATGTACATCATGTAGCCCATCGCACTAAGATAGACAATAAGGTTTTCAAACACAGATATGGATAACTCATATGAGCTGTGTGTTATGTCCTTTGTCGTATTAGGGAGAAGGATTTAGAGCTCAGAGTTGCTGTGACAGGGACAACTGACCCGGACGAAAAAGCAGATCGGATCAAACAGTTTGGAGCAGTGAATAGTGATGACCATGCCAGAAAGAGAAAAGACAGCTGGTACCCACCAGGCCAAGCTGTGGACCTACCAGGGGATGAGTTGAATGGGAGACCCagtgaggaaaacagagagaggcttCCTCCTGAGCAGCCCTGCGTGGCCTTCCAGTCCCCCCTGCTGGACTACAGCCACACCCTGGGCCTCAACAGTGGAGGCACCTCCCCTTATAGCCAGGCCATTCACAGGAGCAAGGACACTCCcaggtaaaacaaaaaaaagattgTCACATAACGTTACACTGGAAAGGTTCAGTgaaatgttgttttacagggtcagccatagtagtatggcaCCTCTgcagcaaattagggttaagtgccttgctcaaaggcagatCGACAAATGTTTCACCTTGtcaggtattcgaaccagcaacctttcacttactgtcccaacgctcaaaccactaggctacctgccacctaggTTGCTATGACAGTAATCctggtctgcgtcccaaatggcacccgggCTCcagtcaaaagtggtgcactatataggaaaaagggtgccattttgaataGACCAGGTGTGTTTTCAATCTGATTAAATTCACTACATTATTTTTGTCTGACAATTTAACATTGCCGTATGATTTTGAGTTTCAGGATGGCAGGTTTCCTTCCTCATCCACCATCCACATTGGCAGATGCATATAGAAGTCCCTATGATGAGGCCCATCTCTACTATGGTGCAAGGAACCCACTGGACCCAAACCTGGCCTACTGTAAGCACCACCTACCTCCCAGTCTATTatatatcaaattgtatttgtcacatgccgaatacaacagtgaagtacttaactgcattgttggttaagggcttgtaagaaaaataaaaaataaaatatataaaacaaataattaaagagcagcagtaaaataacaaaagcgaggctatatacagggggtaccagtacagagtcaatgtgcgggggcaccggtgtcgaggtaattgagctgtacatgtaggtagagttagtgacgatggatagataataaacagaatagcagcagtgtaaaagagggggggttAATGCAAATAGTGttggtagtcatttgattagatgttcaggagtcttatggcttgggggtagaaactgtttagaagcctcttgaagctagacttggcgctccggtaccgcttgccgtgcggtagcagagagaacagtctatgactagggtggcttgagtctttgacaatttttagggccttcctctgacaccgcctggtatacaggtcctggatggcaggaagctttgctccagtgatgtactgggccgtacgcactagtGCCTTGCGGTTTGAGGCCGAGCAGTTGTGATACCAGGCAATAATACAACCAGTATTgcgctcgatggtgcagctgtagaaccttttgaggatctgaggacccatggcaaatcttttcagtctactgagggggaataggttttgttgtgcccttttcacgactgtcctggtgtgcttggaccatgttagtttgttggtgatgtggacaccaaggaacttgaagctttcaacctgctccactgcagccccgtcgatgagaatgggggcgtgctcggtcctccttttcctgtagttgacaatcatctcctttgtcttgatcatgttgagggagaggttgttgtcctggcaccacacagccaggtcgctgacctcactataggctgtctcgtcgctgttggtgatcagtcctaccactgttgtcatcggaaaacttaacgatggtgttggagtcgtgccttggcatgcagtcatgagtgaacagggagtacaggaggggactgagcacacacccgaggagcccccgtgttgaggatcagcgtggcggatgcaTTGTTACCTTCCCTTTCCACCTGGgggtgacccgtcaggaagtccagaatccagttgcagagggaggtgtttagttccagggtccttagcttttaGTCTATATTAACACATGAAAAGAGTTCCATGTTACAATACACTTACAAAGAAATGAATGGATGTTTGATGGAGTGAAAACAATTTACTATGTCCCAATGTCCATACTAGCATACTATTTAGTATGCATAACCAATGCATCACTTCATACTAAGTGGTGTGCACATTTTGGCATATAATACATGTGTTCTCTGATCCAGCATAATGAGTGTTCTGTGTTTCTATGTTAGATGGTCATATTCCGCTGACAGGAGGGGTGCAGCCCATGTCCTACATCAGCCTTCCTCCTGCAGGGCCTCACCCCAGCCAGATGGGTCAACACAGCCATTACAATGGGAGCAGCAATCCAGAGCCCCCTCCACAGTATGTGTTGTACCAATCTCATCCTTTCTCTTCCCTTCAACACCTAGGCTACATTCTGATTATCTACCgttctcctgaagtgtgcacttgtacACTCCCCCTCATTGATTGAAAAGGAATGGACTGCTGTGAGGAATAtggggaagtgaacaagtgcccACTTCTGGTGAAGGTTAGAGAATCGGGACTCTCTCTTTAACACCTACAATGAGTGTATCCCCTATTCACCAGTTGGGGGCACCTCAAAAGGAACAAACAGAGCTGTTCCCCCTATCGATGGCTAGTGTTCTGTTATGAGACGGTCATGCCCACTGGCCATCTGGACAGACAGGAGTGTTGACTCCCTGAGTCACTGCTGCAGTCTGCACGGGTCTGGTCAGAGTTGTTCCCTCCCTGCTGAGTCACTGCTGCAGTCTGCACTTGTCTGGACAGCTCTGAGCTGTCTCGCTCTCTTGCCTCCTAGTGGCTGTATGAAGATATTTTTCACAGTGATACATTGACATTCATTACGTAAGGCATGAAAAGTGACAAACCACATCAATTGTGTCTCCTGTTTCCCATACCTTTTTGCATAGTATTGAACATTTCAAATTGATCTGCTTTTTATAGTAATGAACAGAAGGAATACATGAGTGAATTAACATTGTCTCTTGTTCAGCAGACCTACCAGTGATACTGCTACCATGGGTTCAGGGATTGGAGTATTCCCTGCAGAGCAGGTCAAGCCATCTAAAGAGAGTGTGTTACGTTACAAGGAGGCACTAAGACAACAGGTACATTGAGAATGTGATTGTGGAAGTCAGCAGAATCTTTCGTCTCCATGCGTTTTGTCACAGAGTGTGCTATTTTGGCAGGGAGACCCCAGGAAAGGGAGGAGTCAGATTTTTTGCCAGGTAACAGATGAGTTGTAGCTTGATATAGAATATTACAAGTGTTATAAAAAGTATTTAACTGAATATGTTTAGACATTCCAACAGCAATATACCATTGCCCTCAGCCTCTTCCATTGCCCTCTGTGACTGGTGATGATTCGTTATGCGTTTTGAATAGACAAATATCTTATTTGGTATTCTGATCAGTGTTCCGTCCTAACCTGACTACAGATCCAGGAGAGACGAGAGCGGCGGAGGctggacagggaggagacagatcGCTACGAGGCCAAGCTGGAGGCAGACATGAAGAACCACGACccctgggggagaggagggggaggagcccCTCTCAGAGACAGCAGGGGCAACCTCATCAGTATGTTCCTGTGGTGGAATTATTGTAATCAAAAGGAGAGACTTAGATTTTTTCAAAACAATCAAACTGTATTATTTAATTAgtgcagtaatggagctggtcggtaaccacccctggaggtgatcactgagaactcaacctgctggtttactgcagtaatggagctggtcggtaaccacccctggaggtgatcactgagaactcaacctgctggtttactgcagtaatggagctggtcggtaaccacccctggaggtgatcactgagaactcaa
This window contains:
- the LOC112226977 gene encoding centrosome and spindle pole-associated protein 1 isoform X7, whose protein sequence is MEMDDELEKFIQQQKDRVAEDKASLEQDPPYLEIRTKDYKAHDPTFTNIRTFKSATEQGKEENCCLSLPLGEDYERKKQKLQQELRLDYRRYVAQKKHLNAAEPDPSLPIGERRAAKEQLASLRAPPEIPVVHYSPRPPVHHKQAPSMRDAATLTEGRRGLHRGGRCLVEGRRMEGLWPEDELLLPRERARLVRVDFDSEADLTEEELDLMMRRRPRQTRLEREERTWQRRHYKTDLRDISRFRDRGAELPDYTESSQYADRKETNGSVVPDEDYLEASRGTSSPTPKPKLQVPAGMRPSGRSRSSTKKDEVEFVTGLMIGAADAAAALQGRKERYRHDLQEQIAEQQRNKKREKDLELRVAVTGTTDPDEKADRIKQFGAVNSDDHARKRKDSWYPPGQAVDLPGDELNGRPSEENRERLPPEQPCVAFQSPLLDYSHTLGLNSGGTSPYSQAIHRSKDTPSFRMAGFLPHPPSTLADAYRSPYDEAHLYYGARNPLDPNLAYYGHIPLTGGVQPMSYISLPPAGPHPSQMGQHSHYNGSSNPEPPPHRPTSDTATMGSGIGVFPAEQVKPSKESVLRYKEALRQQGDPRKGRSQIFCQIQERRERRRLDREETDRYEAKLEADMKNHDPWGRGGGGAPLRDSRGNLITDLHQMHKHNEEAYINPETWQKSARATNAVPREDTRPPSTHRVSGFAQAPSFARGSIFGNLPTPQQLHEQEKYKAYLKQQIEEKRRKEAEERECQRLQEEKEEKRLAEQRERIQREYEEEQDRKKRKEMEQKAKNDELIRLAEERKKEVERTKKEAEEKENSALRKQYEKERWARLQEVPREPSPPIPTLQKRHQAPQYSPRPPSMDSHRITTVPLSERSLSGLQSPPVPARRNQLRAAEDQRGVISELSELRRQLRSEQKRLEGQLLQSEWEELDSPMSDRHRDREQPQVDVFDMARLRLQVPVRRPSSRNTEPNNLHRIHDSLQFRYRGCWWAEPGGPSAKWDTPGLGCVPG